From Rhodobium gokarnense, a single genomic window includes:
- the ruvC gene encoding crossover junction endodeoxyribonuclease RuvC — translation MEKAIRIIGIDPGLRHTGWGVIEVSGNNIGFVASGTVHPPIEGTLAERLVALHDALDAVVAKVRPDEAAVEATFVNRDAKATLKLGQARGIALLVPGRMGLSVAEYAPNAIKKAIVGAGHADKGQIRVMVKVLLPKATFDSDDAADALAIALCHAHHRGSASARIAMAAGGGR, via the coding sequence ATGGAAAAGGCGATTCGAATCATCGGCATCGATCCGGGGCTGCGGCACACCGGCTGGGGCGTCATCGAGGTGTCGGGCAACAATATCGGCTTTGTTGCCTCCGGCACGGTGCATCCGCCGATCGAGGGCACGTTGGCGGAGCGGCTGGTGGCGCTGCATGATGCGCTTGATGCCGTCGTTGCGAAGGTGCGGCCGGACGAGGCGGCGGTGGAAGCGACCTTCGTCAACCGCGACGCCAAGGCGACCCTGAAACTCGGACAGGCGCGCGGCATTGCGCTGCTCGTTCCCGGCCGCATGGGGCTTTCCGTTGCCGAGTACGCGCCGAATGCCATCAAGAAGGCGATCGTCGGCGCCGGCCATGCCGACAAGGGACAGATAAGGGTGATGGTGAAGGTGCTTTTACCCAAGGCGACCTTCGACAGCGACGATGCGGCGGACGCGCTGGCGATCGCGCTCTGCCATGCGCACCATCGCGGCTCGGCGAGCGCGCGGATCGCGATGGCCGCGGGAGGCGGGCGATGA
- the ruvA gene encoding Holliday junction branch migration protein RuvA: MIGKLKGVVDSFGDDYVILDVQGVGYEVHCPARVLQNLPAAGEAAVLSIETYVRDDLIRLYGFLSDAEREWFRLLMTVQGVGAKVALAVLGIMKPSDLATAIALKDVAQITRAPGVGKKVAERIAAELRDKAPSYADADLGHIQLVDDIAEKRAPRPVADAVSALVNLGYQQIRASAAVNAASRQVGEEATTETLIRLALKELAT, encoded by the coding sequence ATGATCGGCAAGCTGAAGGGCGTCGTCGACAGTTTCGGCGACGACTACGTCATCCTCGACGTCCAGGGCGTCGGCTACGAGGTGCATTGCCCGGCACGGGTGCTGCAGAACCTGCCGGCGGCGGGCGAGGCGGCGGTGCTGTCCATCGAGACCTATGTGCGCGACGACCTGATCCGGCTCTACGGGTTTTTGTCGGACGCCGAGCGGGAATGGTTCCGGCTGTTGATGACCGTGCAGGGGGTCGGGGCCAAGGTGGCGCTCGCGGTGCTGGGCATCATGAAGCCGTCGGACCTTGCCACCGCGATCGCGCTGAAGGACGTCGCCCAGATCACCCGCGCGCCGGGGGTCGGCAAGAAGGTGGCCGAACGCATCGCGGCGGAACTTCGTGACAAGGCGCCGAGCTATGCCGACGCCGATCTCGGGCATATCCAGCTCGTCGACGACATCGCGGAGAAACGCGCGCCGCGGCCGGTCGCCGATGCGGTCTCCGCCCTCGTCAATCTCGGCTACCAGCAGATACGGGCGAGCGCCGCCGTCAACGCGGCATCCCGCCAGGTCGGCGAGGAGGCGACGACGGAAACGCTCATCCGGCTGGCGCTGAAGGAACTGGCGACGTGA
- a CDS encoding GNAT family N-acetyltransferase, producing MTAPVDLIPESDADWIADFLTKYWGAPTIVARGEVIEAASLSGFRAVDRDGTLKGFASYRIEDDALQIVTLDSFFEGGGTGQALVARVLFEAREKGCSKVWLVTTNDNLHALRFYQRRGFRIVAVYPGAMDAARKLKPEIPAIGANGIPIRDEIELEMCL from the coding sequence GTGACCGCGCCGGTCGACCTGATCCCGGAATCCGATGCCGACTGGATCGCCGACTTCCTGACCAAATATTGGGGCGCCCCGACCATCGTCGCTCGCGGCGAGGTGATCGAGGCCGCCAGCTTGTCTGGTTTTCGCGCCGTCGACCGGGACGGCACGCTGAAGGGTTTTGCTAGCTACCGGATCGAAGACGATGCACTCCAGATCGTCACCCTCGACAGTTTTTTCGAGGGCGGCGGTACGGGGCAGGCGCTGGTCGCGCGGGTGCTCTTCGAGGCGCGGGAAAAGGGCTGCTCAAAGGTCTGGCTGGTGACCACCAATGACAATCTCCATGCTTTGCGGTTTTATCAGCGGCGGGGATTCCGGATCGTCGCCGTCTATCCGGGCGCGATGGATGCGGCGCGCAAGCTGAAGCCTGAGATCCCCGCGATCGGGGCGAACGGCATCCCGATCCGCGACGAAATCGAGTTGGAAATGTGTCTATGA
- the ruvB gene encoding Holliday junction branch migration DNA helicase RuvB: protein MSDDRMISAEVREEDEDRTLRPQQLDDFVGQAQARSNLKVFIEAARRRGEALDHVLFVGPPGLGKTTLAQIVSRELGVNFRATSGPVIAKAGDLAALLTNMEERDVLFIDEIHRLNPAVEEILYPAMEDFQLDLIIGEGPAARSVRIDLAKFTLVGATTRLGLLTTPLRDRFGIPVRLDFYSVEELELIVKRGARIMATGITEEGANEIARRARGTPRIAGRLLRRVCDFATVAGVDAIDRAAADRALRQLEVDAAGLDSLDRRYLTTIAMSFGGGPVGIETIAAALSEPRDAIEEIVEPFLIQKGFVQRTPRGRILTPHAFKHLGLAAPPPIAAQMGLFTEDE, encoded by the coding sequence ATGAGCGATGACCGGATGATCTCGGCCGAGGTGCGCGAGGAGGACGAGGACCGGACCCTGCGCCCGCAGCAGCTCGACGATTTCGTCGGCCAGGCCCAGGCGCGCTCCAACCTCAAGGTCTTCATCGAGGCGGCGCGGCGGCGCGGCGAGGCCCTCGATCACGTGCTCTTCGTCGGCCCGCCGGGGCTCGGCAAGACGACGCTCGCCCAGATCGTCTCGCGCGAGCTCGGCGTCAATTTCCGCGCCACCTCCGGTCCGGTGATCGCCAAGGCCGGGGACCTCGCGGCGCTGCTCACGAACATGGAAGAGCGGGACGTCCTCTTTATTGATGAAATCCACCGGCTCAATCCGGCGGTCGAAGAAATCCTCTATCCGGCGATGGAGGATTTTCAGCTCGATCTGATCATCGGCGAGGGGCCGGCGGCGCGGTCGGTGCGCATCGATCTGGCGAAGTTCACCCTGGTCGGGGCGACGACACGGCTCGGCCTTCTGACGACGCCGCTGCGCGACCGCTTCGGCATTCCGGTGCGGCTCGACTTCTATTCGGTGGAAGAGCTGGAACTGATCGTGAAACGCGGCGCGCGGATCATGGCGACCGGCATCACCGAGGAGGGCGCCAACGAGATCGCAAGAAGAGCGCGCGGCACGCCGCGCATCGCCGGCCGGCTCCTGCGCCGGGTCTGCGACTTCGCCACCGTCGCCGGCGTCGATGCCATCGACCGGGCGGCGGCCGACAGGGCGCTCCGGCAGCTTGAGGTCGACGCGGCCGGGCTCGATTCCCTCGATCGGCGCTACCTCACGACCATCGCCATGAGCTTCGGCGGCGGACCGGTCGGCATCGAGACGATTGCCGCGGCGCTGTCGGAGCCGCGCGATGCCATCGAGGAAATCGTCGAGCCGTTCCTGATCCAGAAGGGTTTCGTCCAGCGCACCCCCCGCGGGCGCATCCTCACCCCGCACGCCTTCAAGCATCTCGGCCTTGCGGCGCCCCCGCCGATCGCCGCGCAGATGGGACTTTTCACGGAAGACGAGTAG
- a CDS encoding PAS domain-containing protein, with translation MGWPRARSQVLKRNDKVHLSGVERTFPENDIIVSKTDLKGNLTYANKIFIDISGYTEKELIGQPHSILRNPQMPRVMFKVLWCMLQSGSEIFAYVVNRCKNGDHYWVYAHATPSFDMKGNIIGYHSNRRVPDRRILEEHIIPLYAKLREEEHRHASAKDGLTASTKMLESMLDDLGMDYDEFIATVGKERHGSRPSGRRRQGYDKETERCVWA, from the coding sequence ATGGGCTGGCCGCGAGCGAGGAGTCAGGTCTTGAAGCGCAACGACAAGGTGCATCTCTCAGGCGTGGAGAGAACCTTCCCGGAGAACGACATCATCGTGTCGAAGACCGACCTGAAGGGCAACCTGACCTACGCCAACAAGATATTCATCGATATTTCCGGCTACACGGAAAAGGAACTCATCGGCCAGCCGCACTCGATCCTGCGCAATCCGCAGATGCCGCGGGTGATGTTCAAGGTGCTGTGGTGCATGCTGCAGTCGGGCAGCGAGATCTTCGCCTATGTGGTGAACCGCTGCAAGAACGGCGACCACTACTGGGTCTATGCCCATGCCACGCCGAGCTTCGACATGAAGGGCAACATCATCGGCTACCACTCCAACCGGCGGGTGCCGGACCGGCGCATCCTGGAAGAGCACATCATCCCGCTCTACGCCAAGCTGCGCGAAGAGGAGCACCGGCACGCCTCGGCCAAGGACGGCCTGACGGCGTCGACCAAGATGCTGGAATCCATGCTCGACGACCTCGGCATGGACTATGACGAATTTATCGCAACCGTCGGCAAGGAGCGGCACGGGTCCCGGCCGTCGGGACGCCGGCGCCAGGGCTATGACAAGGAAACGGAACGGTGCGTGTGGGCATGA
- a CDS encoding methyl-accepting chemotaxis protein, which yields MRKSSLRRATEVCKAVANGDFEARILNITEKGDMGELMHAINLLIDRTDAYLRESKACLDYVNKNQHFRLIAERGMVGAFAGAARSINTAMAGIKQRHDSFCDLAGKFETQLQGIVQSVSAAVEDLNGAAANVTDSANSANQQSLTAAAGAEQASANMQNVAASTEQLTSSITEINRQMVLSAEVANGAVAKSAAMDAEIRGLSGASQTIGEVVSLINDIAAQTNLLALNATIEAARAGEAGRGFAIVAQEVKALAGQTATATEEISVQVNSLQAATTQAVKANEEINSAINKVSETSTAVASAVEEQSAATGEISHNIAEAASGTRDVTTSITNVQEVAQVTAQAAEKVMTSARQLADQQKSLDDLRGEMGEFLAVVTKVG from the coding sequence ATGAGAAAATCTTCCCTGAGACGAGCGACGGAAGTCTGCAAGGCGGTCGCCAATGGCGACTTCGAGGCCCGGATCCTGAACATCACGGAAAAGGGCGACATGGGAGAGCTGATGCACGCCATCAATCTCCTCATCGACCGGACCGACGCTTATTTGCGCGAGTCCAAGGCCTGCCTCGACTACGTCAACAAGAACCAGCACTTCCGCCTGATCGCGGAGCGCGGCATGGTCGGCGCCTTCGCCGGGGCGGCGCGCAGCATCAACACGGCGATGGCCGGCATCAAGCAGCGCCACGACTCGTTCTGCGATCTCGCCGGCAAGTTCGAGACCCAGCTCCAGGGCATCGTCCAGTCGGTCTCGGCAGCGGTCGAGGATCTGAACGGTGCGGCGGCGAACGTTACCGATTCGGCCAACAGCGCCAATCAGCAGTCGCTGACCGCGGCGGCCGGCGCCGAGCAGGCCTCGGCCAATATGCAGAACGTCGCTGCCTCCACGGAACAACTGACCAGCTCGATCACCGAGATCAACCGGCAGATGGTGCTGTCGGCTGAGGTCGCCAACGGCGCGGTCGCCAAGTCGGCGGCGATGGACGCGGAAATCCGCGGCCTGTCGGGCGCCTCCCAGACCATCGGCGAGGTGGTCAGCCTGATCAACGACATCGCCGCGCAGACCAACCTCCTTGCCCTCAACGCCACCATCGAGGCGGCGCGGGCCGGCGAGGCAGGCAGGGGCTTTGCCATCGTTGCCCAGGAGGTCAAGGCGCTGGCCGGCCAGACGGCGACCGCGACTGAGGAGATCTCGGTGCAGGTCAACAGCCTGCAGGCCGCGACCACCCAGGCCGTGAAGGCCAACGAGGAAATCAATTCGGCCATCAACAAGGTCAGCGAGACCTCCACGGCGGTGGCCTCCGCGGTCGAGGAGCAGAGCGCGGCGACCGGCGAGATCAGCCACAACATCGCCGAGGCGGCGAGCGGAACGCGGGATGTGACGACGAGTATCACCAACGTCCAGGAGGTGGCCCAAGTCACTGCACAGGCAGCGGAAAAGGTGATGACGTCGGCCCGCCAGCTCGCCGATCAGCAGAAGTCGCTGGACGATCTGCGCGGCGAAATGGGCGAATTCCTCGCCGTCGTCACAAAGGTGGGGTAA
- the ybgC gene encoding tol-pal system-associated acyl-CoA thioesterase, whose amino-acid sequence MDDIALAGRIEAGHHLLQVRVYYEDTDFSGIVYHANYLKFLERGRTDFLRLCGIHHNELAAGHGGEALHFVVRHMEIDFHASARIDDVLTVETRFRELRGARMVLDQVVRRGETVLIGAAVTAAVINAAGRPRRLPPQMREKLGVVAG is encoded by the coding sequence ATGGATGACATTGCGCTTGCCGGCCGCATCGAGGCCGGCCATCACCTTTTGCAGGTCCGCGTCTACTACGAGGACACGGACTTTTCCGGCATCGTCTATCACGCCAACTACCTGAAATTCCTGGAGCGCGGGCGGACCGATTTCCTGCGCCTTTGCGGTATTCACCACAACGAGCTTGCCGCCGGCCACGGCGGTGAGGCGCTGCATTTCGTTGTCCGGCACATGGAGATCGATTTCCATGCCTCGGCCCGGATCGACGACGTCCTGACCGTGGAGACGCGATTCCGCGAATTGCGGGGCGCGCGGATGGTTCTGGACCAGGTGGTGCGCCGCGGGGAGACGGTCCTGATCGGCGCGGCGGTCACCGCCGCCGTCATCAATGCCGCCGGCCGGCCGCGCCGCCTGCCGCCGCAAATGCGCGAAAAACTGGGCGTCGTCGCGGGCTGA
- the tolQ gene encoding protein TolQ: MNPVDLAQSALEAPVGELSLLTLFLDAHIVVKFVMIGLLLASIWCWAIIIDKSILFARTRSQMNRFEKIFWSGQSLEELYRSLSGRGNHALAALFVAAMREWKRSHEKGRAALGSLNIRIDKVLDVTIAREVERLENRLLFLATVGAAAPFIGLFGTVWGIMTAFQAIAASKNTNLAVVAPGIAEALFATALGLFAAIPAVIAYNKFANDVGKLSGRMEGFADEFSAILSRQIDERL; this comes from the coding sequence ATGAACCCGGTGGATTTGGCCCAGTCGGCCCTGGAGGCCCCGGTCGGCGAGTTGTCGCTGCTGACCCTGTTCCTTGACGCCCATATCGTCGTCAAGTTCGTCATGATCGGACTTCTGCTGGCATCGATCTGGTGCTGGGCGATCATCATCGACAAGTCGATCCTTTTTGCGCGCACCCGCTCGCAGATGAACCGGTTCGAGAAGATCTTCTGGTCTGGGCAGTCGCTGGAGGAGCTCTACCGCTCGCTCTCCGGGCGCGGTAACCACGCGCTGGCGGCGCTGTTCGTCGCCGCCATGCGGGAGTGGAAGCGCAGCCATGAGAAGGGGCGGGCGGCGCTCGGCTCGCTCAACATCCGCATCGACAAGGTGCTCGACGTGACGATCGCGCGCGAGGTGGAGCGGCTGGAGAACCGGCTCCTGTTCCTGGCCACCGTCGGCGCGGCGGCGCCGTTCATCGGCCTGTTCGGCACGGTCTGGGGCATCATGACCGCGTTCCAGGCGATCGCGGCCTCCAAGAACACCAATCTGGCGGTGGTGGCGCCGGGCATCGCCGAGGCGCTGTTCGCCACCGCGCTCGGCCTCTTTGCCGCGATCCCGGCGGTGATCGCCTACAACAAGTTCGCCAACGACGTCGGCAAGCTGAGCGGCCGCATGGAAGGCTTTGCGGACGAGTTCTCCGCGATCCTGTCGCGCCAGATCGACGAGCGCCTGTGA
- the tolR gene encoding protein TolR: MGAGVKPAYKGGRRRGRRKVHHAPMSEINVTPFVDVMLVLLIIFMVAAPLLTVGVPIDLPETRAKPMEGDTEPITISIRNSGQVFIQDTEIDPDEIVAKLQAIAKTGYDERIYVRGDRDADYGVIMQIMGRISAAGYKRIGLVTLEEQGG, encoded by the coding sequence ATGGGTGCCGGGGTCAAGCCCGCCTACAAGGGCGGTCGCAGGCGCGGGCGCCGGAAGGTGCACCATGCGCCGATGAGCGAGATCAACGTGACGCCGTTCGTCGACGTCATGCTGGTGCTTTTGATCATCTTCATGGTGGCGGCGCCGCTCCTTACCGTGGGCGTTCCCATCGACCTGCCGGAGACCCGCGCCAAGCCGATGGAGGGCGACACCGAGCCGATCACCATCTCGATCCGCAACTCCGGCCAGGTCTTCATCCAGGACACCGAGATCGATCCGGACGAGATCGTCGCCAAGCTGCAGGCGATCGCCAAGACCGGTTACGACGAGCGCATCTATGTGCGCGGCGACCGGGACGCGGACTACGGCGTCATCATGCAGATCATGGGGCGCATCAGCGCCGCCGGCTACAAGCGGATCGGGCTGGTGACGCTGGAGGAACAGGGAGGCTGA